A window of the Bacteroides thetaiotaomicron VPI-5482 genome harbors these coding sequences:
- the traJ gene encoding conjugative transposon protein TraJ — translation MILLSIDWTNLHELLRSLYDEMMPLCEDMASVAKGVAGIGALFYVAYRVWQSLSRAEEIDVFPLFRPFVLGLCIMFFPTMVLGTINGILSPVCSATSSLVEQQTFDMKKYQEEKDELEREAMLRDPAKAFLVSDEEFDKKIDELGWSLGDMDTMINMYGQKAVYDMGEKVRQWFRELLELFFQAASLLIDTLRTFFLIVLSILGPISFALAVYDGFQSTLTTWLSRYICIYLWLPVGDLFGAILSRIQVLMLQQDIKQMQDPTFIPDASNSVYCIFMIIGIIGYFCVPTVSSWIIQAGGAGAYGQKVGGAGKMAGNGAAAVGGAVGGSVAGRIKKMF, via the coding sequence ATGATATTACTATCAATAGATTGGACGAACCTGCATGAGTTGCTGCGTTCGCTTTACGATGAAATGATGCCGCTGTGCGAGGATATGGCCAGTGTGGCAAAGGGAGTGGCCGGTATCGGTGCCCTGTTCTATGTGGCCTACCGAGTGTGGCAGTCCCTTTCAAGGGCGGAAGAGATTGACGTGTTCCCGCTTTTCAGGCCGTTCGTGCTGGGACTTTGCATCATGTTCTTCCCCACTATGGTATTGGGGACAATCAACGGGATTCTTTCCCCCGTATGCAGTGCCACTTCCTCACTGGTGGAACAGCAGACTTTCGACATGAAGAAGTATCAGGAAGAGAAGGACGAACTGGAACGGGAAGCGATGCTGCGTGACCCGGCAAAGGCTTTCCTTGTGAGTGATGAGGAATTTGACAAGAAAATAGACGAGCTTGGCTGGTCGCTGGGGGACATGGACACGATGATAAACATGTACGGGCAGAAGGCGGTGTATGACATGGGGGAAAAGGTGAGGCAATGGTTCCGGGAACTGCTGGAACTCTTCTTTCAGGCAGCCTCGCTGCTGATAGACACGCTGAGGACTTTCTTCCTGATTGTCCTGTCCATACTGGGGCCTATCTCTTTTGCGCTGGCCGTCTATGACGGATTCCAGAGTACGCTCACCACATGGTTGTCACGCTATATCTGTATTTACTTATGGCTGCCCGTGGGCGACCTGTTCGGCGCTATCCTTTCACGCATACAGGTTCTGATGTTGCAGCAGGATATCAAACAGATGCAGGACCCGACGTTCATACCGGACGCATCCAACAGTGTGTATTGTATATTCATGATTATAGGTATCATCGGTTATTTCTGCGTTCCCACGGTGTCCTCATGGATTATTCAGGCAGGCGGTGCGGGAGCTTACGGGCAGAAGGTGGGCGGTGCCGGGAAAATGGCCGGAAACGGTGCGGCGGCAGTCGGTGGGGCAGTCGGTGGATCGGTAGCCGGACGCATCAAGAAAATGTTCTAA